One segment of Brassica napus cultivar Da-Ae chromosome C3, Da-Ae, whole genome shotgun sequence DNA contains the following:
- the LOC125584293 gene encoding uncharacterized protein LOC125584293, protein MRICLAMDLPLAVHRLLPGQFQTLTHLGEFLRPLLLFHLRCLPPRAPPVAPDQPAPPAAVHPDLRVPAHAPFARYTVEDLLAQPGREGLHVLDPDRPPGTYWFGANNRVSRSVSETMKGYYDGPYPNWTMTPDHVKTTWFKCFAVIIFTYY, encoded by the exons ATGCGGATTTGTTTGGCGATGGATCTTCCTCtagcggtccatcgtcttcttccgggacagttccagactctcacaCATCTCGGAGAGTTTCTTCGacccctcctcctcttccatctCAGATGCCTCCCCCCACGAGCTCCACCTGTCGCCCCGGATCAGCCTGCCCCACCGGCTGCAGTTCATCCCGATTTGCGGGTGCCAGCTCATGCACCATTCGCAAGATACACCgtcgaggatttgcttgcccagcccggACGAGAGGGTTTACACGTTctggaccccgatagacccccgggtacttattg gtttggggctaacaaccgtgttagccggagcgtttcagaGACGATGAAGGGATATTATGACGGCCCTTATCCCAACTGGACCATGACTCCCGATCACGTCAAGacgacgtggtttaaatgttttgcggtaattatatttacatattattaa